A window of the Aeromicrobium phoceense genome harbors these coding sequences:
- the pafA gene encoding Pup--protein ligase, giving the protein MDRRIFGIENEYGVTCSFHGQRRLSPDEVARYLFRRVVSWGRSSNVFLRNGARLYLDVGSHPEYATPECDDIVDLVTHDRAGERILEGLMLDAQQRLAEDGVEGDIYLFKNNTDSAGNSYGCHENYLVSRGGEFSRLADVLIPFLVSRQIICGAGKVQQTPRGTVFSVSQRAEHIWEGVSSATTRSRPIINTRDEPHADAERFRRLHVIVGDSNMSETTTMLKVATTDLVLRMIEGGVTMRDLTLENPIRAIREISHDMTGRRKVQLANGRELSALEIQAEYFAKAADFIDRNGLRTPTIDRTMDLWERTLKAVESEDLSLIEREIDWVIKYRLLDRYRTQRGLSWADPRIAQLDLAYHDIRRDRGLFYLLESKGSVARVTKDLDVFTAKSVPPQTTRARLRGDFIARAQERRRDFTVDWVHLKLNDQAQRTVLCKDPFRSEDDRVQRLIDSM; this is encoded by the coding sequence ATGGACCGGCGGATCTTCGGGATCGAGAACGAGTACGGCGTCACCTGCTCGTTCCACGGCCAGCGCCGCCTGTCTCCCGACGAGGTCGCGCGCTACCTGTTCCGGCGGGTCGTCTCGTGGGGGCGCAGCAGCAACGTGTTCCTGCGCAACGGCGCCCGGCTCTACCTCGACGTCGGCAGCCACCCCGAGTACGCGACGCCCGAGTGCGACGACATCGTCGACCTCGTCACGCACGACCGGGCGGGGGAGCGGATCCTCGAGGGCCTCATGCTCGACGCGCAGCAGCGCCTCGCCGAGGACGGCGTCGAGGGCGACATCTACCTGTTCAAGAACAACACCGACTCGGCCGGCAACTCCTACGGCTGCCACGAGAACTACCTCGTCAGCCGCGGTGGCGAGTTCAGTCGCCTGGCCGACGTCCTGATCCCGTTCCTCGTCTCGCGCCAGATCATCTGTGGCGCGGGCAAGGTCCAGCAGACGCCGCGCGGCACGGTCTTCAGCGTCAGCCAACGCGCCGAGCACATCTGGGAGGGCGTCTCCAGCGCCACCACGCGGTCGCGGCCGATCATCAACACCCGCGACGAGCCCCACGCCGATGCCGAGCGGTTCCGCCGGCTGCACGTGATCGTGGGCGACTCGAACATGAGCGAGACCACCACGATGCTCAAGGTCGCCACGACCGACCTCGTGCTGCGGATGATCGAGGGCGGCGTCACGATGCGCGACCTCACGCTGGAGAACCCGATCCGGGCGATCCGCGAGATCTCGCACGACATGACCGGGCGACGCAAGGTGCAGCTGGCCAACGGCCGCGAGCTCTCGGCCCTGGAGATCCAGGCCGAGTACTTCGCGAAGGCCGCCGACTTCATCGACCGCAACGGCCTGCGCACCCCCACGATCGATCGCACGATGGACCTGTGGGAGCGCACGCTGAAGGCGGTCGAGAGCGAGGACCTCAGCCTCATCGAGCGCGAGATCGACTGGGTCATCAAGTACCGGCTGCTCGACCGCTACCGCACGCAGCGCGGCCTTTCGTGGGCGGATCCGCGCATCGCCCAGCTCGATCTGGCGTACCACGACATCCGCCGCGACCGCGGGCTGTTCTACCTGCTCGAGAGCAAGGGTTCGGTCGCGCGCGTCACGAAGGACCTCGACGTCTTCACCGCCAAGTCGGTCCCGCCGCAGACCACGCGGGCCCGGCTGCGCGGTGACTTCATCGCGCGGGCGCAGGAACGGCGCCGCGACTTCACCGTGGACTGGGTGCACCTGAAGCTCAACGACCAGGCCCAGCGCACCGTGCTGTGCAAGGACCCGTTCCGCTCCGAGGACGACCGCGTCCAGCGCCTCATCGACTCCATGTGA
- a CDS encoding FKBP-type peptidyl-prolyl cis-trans isomerase, whose product MATASFVLAGCGGGTDLDGIEVSKGSTPKVTVEQDYTTEKTESRVVSEGGGDEVADGDTIKINYVAVNGRTGKEFDNSFENETPMTLTLNEKTALPGFYKGLVGQDIGSRVLVSVPAKDGVSLLQSADSLGLEKDDTMVFLFDLVSKVPTEASGKAMKAPASLPKLTYDKDKHPAKFAKTKKTPAEVKKSDSAVLIKGSGEKVAKGATLSVQYVGQQYPDGKVFDQSWATGPRQISIAEGSAIPCWSDQIPGHTLGSRVVVTCSTDDAYGKDAKKNGQPDGPLIFVVDLLDAS is encoded by the coding sequence ATGGCCACCGCATCCTTCGTTCTCGCCGGCTGTGGCGGCGGCACCGACCTCGACGGGATCGAGGTCTCCAAGGGCAGCACGCCGAAGGTCACGGTCGAGCAGGACTACACCACCGAGAAGACCGAGTCCCGCGTCGTCTCCGAGGGTGGCGGCGACGAGGTGGCCGACGGCGACACGATCAAGATCAACTACGTCGCGGTCAACGGCCGCACGGGCAAGGAGTTCGACAACTCCTTCGAGAACGAGACGCCGATGACGCTCACCCTGAACGAGAAGACGGCGCTGCCGGGCTTCTACAAGGGCCTCGTGGGCCAGGACATCGGCTCGCGCGTCCTCGTCTCGGTGCCGGCCAAGGACGGCGTGTCCCTCCTGCAGAGCGCCGATTCGCTCGGCCTGGAGAAGGACGACACCATGGTGTTCCTCTTCGACCTCGTCTCCAAGGTGCCCACCGAGGCCAGCGGCAAGGCCATGAAGGCGCCCGCCTCGCTGCCGAAGCTGACGTACGACAAGGACAAGCACCCGGCGAAGTTCGCCAAGACCAAGAAGACGCCCGCCGAGGTGAAGAAGTCCGACTCGGCCGTCCTGATCAAGGGCAGCGGCGAGAAGGTCGCCAAGGGCGCCACGCTCAGCGTGCAGTACGTCGGCCAGCAGTACCCCGACGGCAAGGTCTTCGATCAGTCCTGGGCCACGGGCCCGCGCCAGATCTCGATCGCCGAGGGTTCGGCCATCCCGTGCTGGAGCGACCAGATCCCCGGTCACACGCTCGGCAGCCGTGTCGTGGTCACGTGCTCGACCGATGACGCGTACGGCAAGGACGCGAAGAAGAACGGGCAGCCCGACGGGCCGCTGATCTTTGTCGTGGACCTGCTCGACGCCAGCTAG
- a CDS encoding helix-turn-helix transcriptional regulator gives MAQRKTERLMNLVFTLLATSQYLTKEQIRSSIAEYREDNDVAFERKFERDKQELRDLGLEIETGTFDALGGVTGYRLLRAEVELPQIDLTVEEAAVIGLAGQLWDHAGMAAETTTALAKLKAIGHDFDPSVLRMTEARLRAEEPAFDAVFDATGRRMPIAFEYRRPGGETTVRHLEPWSMTSFREHWYVGGYDRDRQRPRLFRLSRIVGAVLPDGEPGEYEVPDDVDLKKVARALHPPEPDATAVLRVTAGRAQSLRRHAVRVDRVDDATDQVEVAYAVVGDLADEIASYGADAIVVAPSELRDAVVTRLRTVAEVHA, from the coding sequence ATGGCCCAGCGGAAGACCGAACGGTTGATGAACCTCGTCTTCACCCTCTTGGCCACCAGCCAGTACCTGACGAAGGAACAGATCCGTTCCTCCATCGCGGAGTACCGCGAGGACAACGACGTGGCGTTCGAGCGCAAGTTCGAGCGCGACAAGCAGGAGCTGCGCGACCTCGGCCTCGAGATCGAGACGGGCACGTTCGACGCGCTCGGCGGCGTCACCGGCTACCGGCTGCTGCGTGCCGAGGTGGAGCTGCCCCAGATCGACCTCACCGTCGAGGAGGCCGCCGTCATCGGCCTGGCCGGCCAGCTGTGGGACCACGCCGGCATGGCCGCCGAGACCACCACGGCGCTGGCCAAGCTCAAGGCGATCGGCCACGACTTCGACCCGTCGGTCCTGCGGATGACCGAGGCGCGGCTGCGCGCCGAGGAGCCCGCGTTCGATGCCGTCTTCGACGCCACGGGCCGCCGGATGCCGATCGCGTTCGAGTACCGCCGCCCCGGCGGCGAGACCACGGTGCGCCACCTCGAGCCGTGGAGCATGACCTCGTTCCGTGAGCACTGGTACGTGGGCGGCTACGACCGCGACCGCCAGCGGCCGCGCCTGTTCCGCCTGTCGCGGATCGTCGGCGCGGTGCTGCCCGACGGCGAGCCGGGGGAGTACGAGGTGCCCGACGACGTCGACCTCAAGAAGGTCGCCCGCGCCCTCCACCCGCCCGAGCCCGACGCCACCGCCGTACTGAGGGTCACCGCCGGCCGTGCCCAGTCGCTGCGCCGTCACGCCGTGCGCGTCGACCGGGTGGACGACGCCACCGACCAGGTCGAGGTCGCCTACGCGGTGGTCGGCGACCTCGCCGACGAGATCGCCTCGTACGGCGCCGACGCGATCGTCGTGGCGCCGTCCGAGCTGCGCGACGCCGTCGTCACGAGACTGCGCACCGTCGCGGAGGTGCACGCGTGA
- a CDS encoding WYL domain-containing protein has product MNPSLKQVVRMLAMVPYLQSNQGIPLADLAREFKIKPAQAQRELEIMMLTGWGEYHGELIDFDVTALQDEGVVYIRDAEFMARPLRISRSEAAALMVALRTLRQSAAGDQAALIDSALAKLAEAAGTELDTPVDVLLPEVDPAVQAAVAEALAGKRQLHMVYANETRDEQTERVVDPHRAFTQDGHRYLSAWCHKVEADRLFRVDRIVAAAVLDAPVTTDADQRTRLEDLFPQGPHTPSVLVEIEPGADWLLGQYRMDVVEQRPDGAVRARLFGSDPAWLRRVVMRAGGRMRVVEPGEFSSEVRDAARSALAAYDGVTSDQGA; this is encoded by the coding sequence GTGAACCCGTCGCTGAAGCAGGTCGTCCGGATGCTGGCGATGGTGCCGTACCTGCAGAGCAACCAGGGCATCCCGCTGGCCGACCTCGCCCGCGAGTTCAAGATCAAGCCCGCCCAGGCCCAGCGCGAGCTCGAGATCATGATGCTCACGGGCTGGGGCGAGTACCACGGGGAGCTGATCGACTTCGACGTCACGGCGCTGCAGGACGAGGGCGTCGTCTACATCCGCGACGCCGAGTTCATGGCCCGCCCGCTGCGGATCTCGCGCAGCGAGGCGGCCGCGCTGATGGTGGCCCTGCGCACGCTGCGCCAGTCCGCCGCGGGCGACCAGGCGGCCTTGATCGACTCGGCGCTGGCCAAGCTCGCCGAGGCCGCCGGCACCGAGCTGGACACCCCGGTCGACGTCCTCCTGCCCGAGGTCGATCCCGCCGTCCAGGCCGCGGTGGCCGAGGCCCTGGCGGGCAAGCGGCAGCTGCACATGGTCTACGCCAACGAGACGCGCGACGAGCAGACCGAGCGCGTGGTCGACCCGCACCGCGCCTTCACGCAGGACGGGCACCGCTACCTCTCCGCGTGGTGCCACAAGGTGGAGGCCGACCGGCTGTTCCGCGTGGACCGCATCGTCGCTGCCGCGGTGCTCGACGCGCCGGTCACCACCGACGCGGACCAGCGCACGCGGCTCGAGGACCTCTTCCCGCAGGGACCCCACACCCCGTCGGTGCTCGTCGAGATCGAGCCCGGCGCGGACTGGCTGCTCGGCCAGTACCGGATGGACGTCGTCGAGCAGCGGCCCGATGGCGCCGTCCGGGCTCGGCTGTTCGGCAGCGATCCGGCGTGGCTGCGCCGTGTGGTGATGCGCGCGGGCGGCCGGATGCGCGTCGTGGAGCCGGGGGAGTTCTCCTCCGAGGTACGGGACGCCGCCCGCTCAGCACTGGCCGCGTACGATGGAGTCACTTCCGATCAAGGAGCCTGA
- the tatA gene encoding twin-arginine translocase TatA/TatE family subunit: MPNLGATEILIILGIVILLFGGRKLPELARGSGRALRIFKSEIRESEQEEKQAETPRTIDPAATERRDDPTR, encoded by the coding sequence ATGCCCAATCTCGGTGCCACGGAGATCCTCATCATCCTGGGGATCGTGATTCTGCTGTTCGGCGGTCGCAAGCTTCCCGAACTGGCTCGCGGCTCAGGCCGCGCCCTGCGCATCTTCAAGTCCGAGATCCGCGAGAGCGAGCAGGAGGAGAAGCAGGCCGAGACTCCTCGTACGATCGACCCGGCCGCCACCGAACGCCGCGACGACCCCACCCGCTGA
- the tatC gene encoding twin-arginine translocase subunit TatC, with product MALGFGRAGRQSAPGGEMPLFDHLAELRSRLMKALAAVVVGVVIAWYFYPEILDWLTAPYEQVRPTLEDEGIDTELVISGIGGAFQFQLKTSVIAGLVLSSPVWLWQLWAFVLPALHRHEKRAALLLTATCLPLFLGGAWIGYWTFPKAIELLVGFAPEGWTNLLNGADYLSFATRMILLFGVGAQIPVVVVILNRIGAVSGEQLIRARPWIIVGIFVFAAIATPTVDPVTFLFLAIPMSVLYFVSEIIARVTDRRRGRSGERVDDEEASTLDAPRGLDD from the coding sequence GTGGCCCTGGGATTCGGTCGGGCCGGACGTCAGTCCGCCCCCGGCGGCGAGATGCCGCTGTTCGACCACCTCGCCGAGCTGCGCTCCCGCCTGATGAAGGCGCTGGCCGCCGTCGTCGTCGGCGTCGTCATCGCCTGGTACTTCTATCCCGAGATCCTCGACTGGCTCACCGCGCCGTACGAGCAGGTCCGTCCCACCCTCGAGGACGAGGGGATCGACACCGAGCTCGTGATCAGCGGGATCGGCGGCGCGTTCCAGTTCCAACTCAAGACCAGCGTCATCGCCGGTCTCGTGCTCTCCAGCCCCGTGTGGCTGTGGCAGCTCTGGGCCTTCGTCCTGCCGGCGCTGCATCGCCACGAGAAGCGTGCCGCGCTGCTGCTCACCGCCACGTGCCTGCCGCTCTTCCTCGGCGGCGCGTGGATCGGCTACTGGACCTTCCCGAAGGCGATCGAGCTGCTCGTCGGCTTCGCCCCCGAGGGCTGGACCAACCTGCTGAACGGCGCCGACTACCTCAGCTTCGCGACGCGCATGATCCTGCTGTTCGGCGTGGGTGCGCAGATCCCCGTGGTGGTGGTGATCCTCAACCGGATCGGCGCGGTGAGCGGTGAACAGCTGATCCGCGCCCGACCCTGGATCATCGTCGGCATCTTCGTGTTCGCGGCGATCGCCACGCCCACCGTGGATCCCGTGACGTTCCTGTTCCTCGCCATCCCGATGAGCGTCCTGTACTTCGTCTCCGAGATCATCGCGCGGGTCACCGACCGCCGGCGCGGTCGTTCCGGCGAGCGGGTCGACGACGAAGAGGCGTCGACACTCGACGCTCCCCGAGGCCTCGACGACTGA
- a CDS encoding DEAD/DEAH box helicase: MSTPAEQYARFRKDQKHPHVAAFRDLYPFGLDDFQVRACEALEDGHGVLVAAPTGSGKTLVGEFAVHLSLATGRKCFYTTPIKALSNQKFSDFADRYGAENVGLLTGDNTINGEAPIVVMTTEVLRNMIYAGSSTLTNLGHVVMDEVHYLADRFRGAVWEEVIIGLPPSVSIVSLSATVSNVEEFGAWLHEVRGETVTIVEEKRPVPLHQHVLVGRKMFDLFEPNSTEVNHTLEQMARDDAQWNRAFAKNRSRRPQKGGRRPRSRHRTPDRIDIVLKLESEGLLPAIVFIFSRAGCATAVEQCLAARLILTSQEEREAIHEHVDAACAHLPEDDLAVLGFHEFREGIGRGIAAHHAGMLPTFKECVEDLFSAGLVKVVFATETLALGINMPARSVVIDRLTKWNGENHVDVTPGEYTQLTGRAGRRGIDVEGHGVVLWQPGLDARHVAGLASTRTYPLNSSFRPSYNMAVNLVHQVGRGRARELLEMSFAQFQADRAVVGLARKVRKADEAIEGYRESVSCERGDFMEYMGIRRRIGELESAGSKSRRAAKREEAMESLTRLKRGDVINVPAGKFSGLAVVLDPDTGNREGPRPMVLTANRHARRLAVVDFPTPVDPLMQMRIPKSFNPRDAQSRRDLASSLRNRAGHLAEYPVAYREGPTAEDPRIAELRRELRDHPCHACPDREAHARWAERALKLDRETDSMRRRVEQRTNSVARQFDRVCEVLDSLGYLNGDDVTPEGRRLQRIYGESDLVVSESLRHDVWGALSPAEFAAVASGLTYAARNSDEAPPPRFPTKAVAQAAESMGLLWLQLDQLEREHRLSFLRRPDFGFAYAVWMWCEGTSLDLVLGSAEMAAGDFVRAMKQLIDTVAQIADAAGPGPLRDTARSALDELRTGVVAYSSVTS, translated from the coding sequence ATGTCCACCCCGGCCGAGCAGTACGCCCGATTCCGCAAGGACCAGAAGCACCCGCACGTTGCAGCCTTCCGGGACCTCTACCCGTTCGGGCTCGACGACTTCCAGGTGCGCGCCTGCGAGGCTCTCGAGGACGGCCACGGCGTGCTCGTGGCGGCGCCCACGGGCTCGGGCAAGACGCTCGTCGGCGAGTTCGCCGTCCACCTGTCGCTGGCCACGGGGCGCAAGTGCTTCTACACCACCCCGATCAAGGCCCTCTCGAACCAGAAGTTCAGCGACTTCGCCGACCGGTACGGCGCCGAGAACGTGGGCCTGCTGACCGGCGACAACACGATCAACGGTGAGGCGCCCATCGTCGTCATGACGACCGAGGTGCTGCGCAACATGATCTACGCCGGCTCCTCGACGCTGACCAACCTCGGCCACGTCGTCATGGACGAGGTCCACTACCTCGCCGACCGGTTCCGCGGCGCGGTGTGGGAGGAGGTCATCATCGGCCTGCCCCCGTCGGTCTCGATCGTGTCGCTGTCGGCCACCGTCTCCAACGTCGAGGAGTTCGGCGCCTGGCTGCACGAGGTGCGCGGCGAGACGGTGACGATCGTGGAGGAGAAGCGGCCCGTGCCCCTGCACCAGCACGTGCTGGTGGGCCGCAAGATGTTCGACCTGTTCGAGCCGAACTCCACCGAGGTCAACCACACCCTCGAGCAGATGGCCCGCGACGACGCGCAGTGGAACCGCGCGTTCGCCAAGAACCGCTCGCGCCGCCCGCAGAAGGGCGGTCGCCGCCCGCGCAGCCGCCACCGCACGCCCGACCGCATCGACATCGTCCTCAAGCTGGAGTCCGAGGGCCTGCTGCCGGCGATCGTCTTCATCTTCAGCCGTGCCGGCTGCGCCACGGCGGTCGAGCAGTGCCTGGCCGCGCGCCTCATCCTCACGTCCCAGGAGGAGCGCGAGGCGATCCACGAGCACGTCGACGCGGCCTGCGCGCACCTGCCCGAGGACGACCTCGCCGTCCTGGGGTTCCACGAGTTCCGCGAGGGCATCGGACGCGGCATCGCCGCGCACCACGCCGGCATGCTGCCGACGTTCAAGGAGTGCGTGGAGGACCTGTTCAGCGCCGGCCTCGTGAAGGTCGTGTTCGCCACCGAGACGCTCGCGCTGGGCATCAACATGCCCGCACGCTCCGTGGTGATCGACCGGCTCACGAAGTGGAACGGCGAGAACCACGTCGACGTCACGCCGGGGGAGTACACCCAGCTCACCGGACGGGCCGGACGCCGCGGCATCGACGTCGAGGGCCACGGCGTGGTGCTGTGGCAGCCCGGCCTGGACGCGCGCCACGTGGCCGGCCTCGCCTCGACGCGCACGTATCCGCTCAATTCCTCGTTCCGCCCGTCGTACAACATGGCGGTCAACCTCGTGCACCAGGTCGGTCGCGGCCGGGCCCGTGAGCTGCTCGAGATGTCGTTCGCCCAGTTCCAGGCCGACCGCGCCGTCGTCGGTCTCGCCCGCAAGGTGCGCAAGGCCGACGAGGCGATCGAGGGCTACCGCGAGTCCGTCAGCTGCGAGCGCGGCGACTTCATGGAGTACATGGGCATCCGTCGCCGCATCGGCGAGCTGGAGTCCGCCGGGTCGAAGTCGCGCCGCGCCGCCAAGCGCGAGGAGGCGATGGAGTCCCTCACGCGGCTCAAGCGGGGCGACGTCATCAACGTCCCGGCCGGCAAGTTCTCCGGGCTGGCCGTGGTGCTCGATCCCGACACCGGCAACCGCGAGGGCCCGCGCCCGATGGTGCTGACCGCCAACCGCCACGCGCGCCGACTGGCGGTCGTGGACTTCCCCACTCCGGTCGACCCGCTCATGCAGATGCGGATCCCGAAGTCGTTCAACCCGCGCGACGCCCAGTCGCGGCGCGACCTCGCGTCGTCCCTGCGCAACCGCGCGGGGCACCTGGCCGAGTACCCCGTGGCGTACCGCGAGGGACCGACCGCGGAGGACCCGCGGATCGCCGAGCTGCGGCGCGAGCTGCGCGACCACCCCTGTCACGCGTGCCCCGACCGCGAGGCACACGCCCGCTGGGCGGAGCGCGCGCTCAAGCTCGATCGCGAGACCGACAGCATGCGCCGCCGCGTGGAGCAGCGGACGAACAGCGTCGCGCGCCAGTTCGACCGCGTGTGCGAGGTGCTGGACTCGCTCGGCTACCTGAACGGCGACGATGTCACGCCCGAGGGCCGGCGCCTGCAGCGCATCTACGGCGAGTCCGACCTCGTGGTCAGCGAGTCGCTGCGCCACGACGTGTGGGGCGCCCTGTCGCCCGCCGAGTTCGCCGCGGTCGCGAGCGGGCTCACGTACGCGGCGCGCAACTCCGACGAGGCACCGCCGCCGCGCTTCCCGACGAAGGCCGTGGCCCAGGCCGCCGAGTCGATGGGGCTGCTGTGGCTCCAGCTCGACCAGCTCGAGCGCGAGCACCGGCTGTCGTTCCTGCGCCGGCCCGACTTCGGGTTCGCGTACGCGGTCTGGATGTGGTGCGAGGGCACCAGCCTCGATCTCGTGCTGGGCTCGGCCGAGATGGCCGCGGGCGACTTCGTGCGCGCGATGAAGCAGCTCATCGACACCGTGGCCCAGATCGCCGACGCGGCCGGCCCGGGACCGCTGCGCGACACCGCGCGGTCGGCGCTCGACGAGCTCCGTACCGGCGTGGTGGCCTACTCGAGCGTCACGTCCTGA
- a CDS encoding 5'-3' exonuclease, translating into MSSRLLLLDTASLYFRAFYGVPDSIRAADGRPVNAVRGMLDFLATLQDRYEPEAVVAAWDDDWRPAWRVELLDTYKTHRVADPEAGIEETPDLLAHQVPLIAEALTLAGATVVGAPEAEADDVIGTLVNRWETGIDVVTGDRDLFQLVDDARDVRVLYTARGVGKHDVVNAAWVREKYGVEPQQYVDFAVMRGDASDGLPGVKGIGDKTAAALLNEYADLDGIRAAAADPSSSLRPRIRQSLLDSSDYIDAAVRVVTVRPDLDLDDPVTGVIDEAALRAFGEQWNVAGPVDRLLASVRT; encoded by the coding sequence ATGTCCTCGCGACTGCTCCTCCTCGACACGGCCAGCCTCTACTTCCGCGCCTTCTACGGCGTGCCCGATTCGATCAGGGCCGCCGACGGGCGGCCCGTGAACGCCGTGCGCGGGATGCTCGACTTTCTCGCCACGCTGCAGGACCGGTACGAGCCGGAGGCCGTCGTGGCCGCGTGGGACGACGACTGGCGGCCGGCGTGGCGCGTCGAGCTGCTCGACACGTACAAGACCCACCGCGTCGCCGACCCGGAGGCTGGCATCGAGGAGACGCCCGACCTGTTGGCGCACCAGGTCCCGCTCATCGCCGAGGCGCTCACGCTGGCCGGCGCCACGGTGGTCGGTGCGCCAGAGGCCGAGGCCGACGACGTGATCGGCACCCTCGTGAACCGCTGGGAGACCGGGATCGACGTGGTCACCGGCGACCGCGACCTGTTCCAGCTCGTCGACGACGCCCGCGACGTCCGCGTCCTCTACACGGCGCGAGGTGTCGGCAAGCACGACGTCGTGAACGCCGCGTGGGTCCGCGAGAAGTACGGCGTCGAGCCCCAGCAGTACGTCGACTTCGCGGTGATGCGCGGTGACGCCTCCGACGGGCTGCCCGGCGTCAAGGGCATCGGCGACAAGACCGCCGCGGCGCTGCTGAACGAGTACGCGGACCTCGACGGCATCCGGGCCGCCGCCGCGGATCCGTCGTCCTCCCTGCGCCCACGGATCCGCCAGTCGCTCCTGGACAGCTCGGACTACATCGACGCGGCGGTCCGGGTGGTCACGGTGCGCCCCGACCTCGACCTGGACGATCCCGTGACCGGCGTGATCGACGAGGCCGCCCTGCGTGCCTTCGGCGAGCAGTGGAACGTGGCCGGCCCCGTCGACCGGCTGCTCGCGTCCGTCAGGACGTGA
- a CDS encoding M28 family metallopeptidase: MKKAVIAASAAILTAGLVTASPAVAKSGPTAPQGQATKLTKAVTVNGILKHLRQFQAIANANGGNRASGLPGYDASAAHVARELKKAGYDVTVQEFTFPFFQELTPATLTVGGESIETSVFTYSSSGSVTGPIIPTNDVQIPPGPEAGSSNSGCEAADFDPAPAEDAIALVQRGTCDFAVKVDNAVAAGYDAVLVFNEGQPGRTDVVAGTLGTPKTVPVSGLSFEQGAEFVAAGTPTGTLTTDVESDLERSTYNVIADVPQSVLKKIKNPDQVVVVGAHIDSVAEGPGINDNGSGSATTLEIAKQLSSTGVYKGLQRPVRFAFWGAEELSLLGAEHYVANLPEDELSRIYANLNFDMIGSPNYARFVYDGDGSDSDPGPAGSGEIEKVFTDYFDSKGLASEPTAFDGRSDYGPFIAVGIPAGGLFTGAEGVKTPEQVALYGGTAGVAYDKCYHQACDDMTNVNVNALNEMGDAAAFAVATLGLSKAGLYPDGSRKAAKQGQAKVRGKVPGTLAQR, from the coding sequence ATGAAGAAGGCAGTCATCGCCGCATCCGCGGCCATCCTCACGGCAGGACTCGTCACCGCGTCACCCGCAGTGGCCAAGTCCGGCCCGACGGCACCCCAAGGTCAGGCCACCAAGCTGACCAAGGCGGTCACCGTCAACGGCATTCTGAAGCACCTCCGCCAGTTCCAGGCCATCGCGAACGCGAACGGCGGGAACCGGGCGTCCGGCCTCCCCGGCTACGACGCCTCGGCCGCCCACGTGGCGCGCGAGCTGAAGAAGGCCGGCTACGACGTCACGGTCCAGGAGTTCACGTTCCCGTTCTTCCAGGAGCTCACTCCCGCGACGCTCACCGTGGGCGGGGAGTCGATCGAGACCTCCGTGTTCACGTACTCCTCGAGCGGCAGCGTGACCGGACCGATCATCCCGACCAACGACGTCCAGATCCCACCGGGCCCCGAGGCGGGGAGCAGCAACTCGGGCTGTGAGGCGGCCGACTTCGATCCGGCTCCGGCCGAGGACGCGATCGCGCTCGTCCAGCGCGGCACGTGCGACTTCGCCGTGAAGGTCGACAACGCCGTGGCCGCGGGCTACGACGCGGTGCTCGTCTTCAACGAGGGCCAGCCGGGCCGGACCGACGTGGTCGCCGGCACCCTCGGCACGCCGAAGACCGTCCCCGTGTCGGGCCTCAGCTTCGAGCAGGGCGCGGAGTTCGTCGCGGCCGGCACCCCCACGGGCACGCTGACCACCGACGTCGAGTCCGACCTCGAGCGGAGCACCTACAACGTGATCGCGGACGTGCCGCAGTCGGTGCTGAAGAAGATCAAGAACCCGGACCAGGTCGTCGTCGTCGGTGCACACATCGACAGCGTGGCCGAGGGGCCGGGCATCAACGACAACGGCTCCGGCTCAGCCACGACCCTCGAGATCGCCAAGCAGCTGAGCAGCACCGGCGTCTACAAGGGACTCCAGCGTCCTGTTCGCTTCGCCTTCTGGGGTGCGGAAGAACTGAGCCTGCTCGGCGCGGAGCACTACGTCGCCAACCTCCCCGAGGACGAGCTGTCGCGGATCTACGCCAACCTGAACTTCGACATGATCGGCTCGCCGAACTACGCGCGGTTCGTGTACGACGGCGATGGGTCCGACTCGGATCCCGGCCCGGCCGGGTCCGGTGAGATCGAGAAGGTCTTCACGGACTACTTCGACAGCAAGGGTCTGGCCAGCGAGCCCACGGCCTTCGACGGACGGTCGGACTACGGCCCGTTCATCGCGGTCGGCATCCCGGCCGGTGGCCTGTTCACCGGTGCTGAAGGGGTCAAGACGCCCGAGCAGGTCGCGCTCTACGGCGGCACCGCCGGCGTGGCGTACGACAAGTGCTACCACCAGGCGTGTGACGACATGACGAACGTCAACGTCAACGCGTTGAACGAGATGGGCGACGCCGCGGCCTTCGCGGTGGCGACGCTCGGACTCTCCAAGGCCGGTCTCTACCCCGACGGCAGCCGCAAGGCGGCCAAGCAGGGTCAGGCCAAGGTCCGCGGAAAGGTGCCCGGCACCCTCGCTCAGCGCTGA